Sequence from the Erythrolamprus reginae isolate rEryReg1 chromosome Z, rEryReg1.hap1, whole genome shotgun sequence genome:
TTAGTCACAAAAACCTTGGTAACGTTGGCTACACACTACCTGGTGTGAAGATATGTTCCTCAAACTTGGCCTGCTTTAagttgtgtggatttcaactcccagaatagggAATGGggcatgctggttggggaattctgggagctgaaacccACACAGCTTAACGCGgccaagtttggaaaaacacTTTACTCTCTGTTGGCAAACGCGaaagagttaaaaaaaaatacacgCCGCAGCCAGGATCCTAGAGTGGCTCGGCGAGCGCCATCCAAAGGGAGGCGATGCAAGATGCGACCACGCTTTCCCCTTCCGTCCAaagatggaaaaaaatggaacGTGGCCTTCGATTTGATCCCCTTTATTAACCTCGAGGGGAGCCGCACAGTGGTGAGTCCCgggctgagagaaaaaaagatacgGAATCCAGCGGTGAAAGAGTCCCAGGCTGCAGAAATTAGGAAAACAACGCTTCACTCCACCAGCCACGTGGTTCctaagctccagaggcttttttgcatcgtgggaaggtcatctttttttttgggggggggggggggggcagcgtgaAGTTAGTTTGGAGCTTGCCCTGGTCAATTGCACGCGTGTCTTTCCACCCTTTGGAAGCCCGTGCACGAAAGATTCGGGTCTTCCTAGGTTGATTCGCGCTAGTTTTAGGCGGGCGGCGGgatagggggggagggagaaccgCGCTATACGGCGCAAGCATGCAGGTGGAGGATGCCGGCTTGCTTTTGCTTTGAAAACCAAAGCAAAGAAGCTCCCTGCAAATCGAGCATCGCTGCAGCCTGAAATCAAGGGTTTTTCCCActcgcccacccacccagcctGCTTTTTCTTCTTGTTGGGTTAGCATTCTGCTTGCAGGGAGTCTGAGCATTAAAAAATGTGCGCTTCCCCTTTCGGGTCCTGAAGTGGTGCAGTCCACTCTTCCGCTGCGCGAGGTAGGCTGCATGAAAGCGAAAGGTGAGCCAAGCCGGGCCCTTCCACTCATCCTTTTTTTGGGGTGGAGGGGGTTCCACTATTTAACTCCTCTCCTCCCAGAGCCGCTTCGCTAAAAGGGTCGCGTCCCTGCCAGGGGAAGACACGGGACAGTGATTTCGACTCGCTTCGTTGGCCACCCCCAGGGCTCATGGTATCTGGCATTGGTCGTGGTAACCTTCAGAAGCCCTCCGTTTATTTTGTATATTTGCTCTCCTTGTGTATTTCATTGCCCTAAAaatcaatgttgttgttgtttttctttaattttcgCATGGAAAAGAGGTTGTGAACTACTATTATTATTGCCCTTATAATCTCTTATAAACATGAAACACAGTCAactgaatatttaaatatttattattaatattattattattattattattattattattattattattattataatactgtTATTTAATCTTCCACTTGCCTGTATTATTCCTTTCCTCTGTCTCAAGATGTGCCTGTTCTTGTGTTTATTTCTCTGAACCATTTCAAATATTTTCACCTTTTATGCCTTTTGACAGGATCTGCATCCCAGAATGCTTCTCTTTCTTCAGCTCTTTTCCAAAAGCTTTGGTTCAAAaccctcctcctctaagtcataTAACTAAGATCATCTATCTACATTTGAAATAACTTCATCTTGTTTTCTTGTGTTTCTTTTCCTAgttcttttctatttttagatTGTAAGAGCTTTGGGACAGGGAACTGACCTCATTCTTTATGGATAACCTCTACATGGAttgttgattaaaaaaaagaataaataggaGGCAGAATAAGGCAATAGAAGAAACTGCATCCCTGCAAATAGGAAGGCAGCAGTGTTTTCTCTGATGTCCTAAatctttatttgtatttttaaaagaatgagaTCTTTCTACAGTATTACtatttgttttctctctcatttgcagCTCATTCTTCTCCAGGTTTAATATTTTTGTGCTGCTAACAAGGTAACCAGATAAATTCCACATGGTTTTATTTAAATACTTTTGGTATGTAGTCAGATCACCTAAAGGATAAATATTTGATAATTACTTTCGATGAATGACTATCACATTGAGAATAATTAAAAGGCTGTATATTGTCAATTTTTGGTTACCCCCCagcaaaatattttctaaataacACTGCCTTTATGGTAAGGATGGCAGTTAAAAATTTTCGCTTGAGAAATAATTAGGAATAAATCTTAACAAATAAATCaagtggcatttttaaaaaaggcatgaAGAAAATGTCATCAAAGCATTACATTAAAGCTATAGTGCAAACTTCAAACAAAACAGTAACCAAAGAAATTTGGtgccataaattgaaaataatattactttaaaagacttattttggggaaaccaTCAGTCTCCTATTTTTTTTCTGACATGAGTATGCCCATACTGCCTTCTTACAGATTTCACTAACCCCTGCCAAAGTCTGGCTACCGGGTGCTTTGGGAGAGTCtgcagcagagacacagctgctCCATTGGCAGCTCCTCGGCCCACAAAATGGCTGCCCAGCAACACCCAAACAACATGGCTGCTCTTTCAAAAGAGATAGAGGACATGAGATGTCCGCTGCAGGTCCAAGTTAAAATGGAAGCGTCCTGCCACGAAAATTACAGtgcaaaagaaggagaaggaaatagCCCTGCCACCATTCCATCTGCAACCAGTGAAGAGTTCACAAGAGCTGTGTCCAAGGTGAAGCAGGAACTGGCTGAAGAGCTACCGCAGACCTGGGAGTGCCAGTGGCAAAGGGTGCTAGAAGTGGTTCCTGCTCCCTACATCACTCCAGTCTGGGACAGCCTTCAATTGCCTCCTTTGACTCAAGGGGGCAGCACCGAGGCCTACCTGGCCACCTTCGAACGTGTGGCGGACGCTTCCCAATGGCCACGGGAAGAGTGGGTGACTCGCCTTGTGCCAGTCCTTAACGGACAAGCTCAGCAGGCCTATTTCAGCCTGGATGCAAAAGACAAAGCTGATTATGGGAAGGTAAAGGTGGCCATTCTGAAGCTGGATGACTACTTTGGCCTCGAGGCGCACCGCCAGCGTTTCAGGCATTTCTGCTACCAGGCTGCCGATGGGCCACGGGTGGCATGTCAGCAACTGCAGGAGCTCTGTCACTGCTGGCTGAGGCCTGAAGGCCAGAGCAAGGAGCAAATCCTGGATCTGCTCATCTTGGAGCAGTTCCTTGTCATCCTCCCACAGGAAATGCAGGACTGGATTAGGGAACGTGGCCCGGAGACATGTGATCGAGCGGTGGCCTTGGCAGAGGAGTACctgcaggagcagcaggagacGGAGAAGTGGGCCCAACAGGTAAGGAATGGATAATCGTTTTTCCGGGGAGCATGGAGAACCCTCCAGGATAGGCAAAAGGGAAAACTCATTTTGCTGCCATGGGAGATCAAGAAAAGTCAGGGCTCCGAGTTGAAACCAACGGCCTAGAaccgtaatggtgaacctatggcatgtttgACACAGGTGGCACGAGGAGCCATGTCAGAAGGCCTTgtatcagctccaacatgcataggTGCGCTGGCCAGCCAGTTTTGGGCCTTGGGAAGGCTGCTTCGCCCTCcgaatgcttcagggaagcttccctgaagtcctggaggcaaaaagaaaatgtccaacagacaaaccagaagttcggaaaaacatacttccggtttgccattgtgctgctagctatttatttatttaattcagtttttaggccgcccttctccttagactcatggtggcttacaacatgttagcaatagcacttttttgcactccggagggtcaGAGAAGCTTTCTGAaatcccggagtgcaaaaaacagcacaatgggcaaaacggaagtgtgttttctgaacttctggtttgcccattgtgctgttttttgcacgcCAGAGCTTCAgtaagcttccctgaaccttccggagtgcaaaaaactgcacaatggcaaaccagaagtgcgttttcccgaacttacggtttgcccatttgggcatttttttcacataCCAGTAAGGTCTGAGTGCACTTCAGTAAGGCCTGAGCGCATGCATGGGAAGTAGCGCATGGTggggtgtgcatgtgtgggggaaaGGGAAGAGTGTGGGCATATGCACGCATGGTAGCACACGCGCACAtctcttttggcacacaaaccaaaaaaggttcaccatcaccatcaGGCGGtaggggaaagcaagtagaatgcttgactgcatagctagaggtataacaagcaggaagagggagattgtgatcccactgtatagagcgctggtgagaccacatttggaatactgtgtcaagttctggagacctcatctaaaaaaagatattgacaaaattgaacaggtcaaaAGACGggatgcaaaaatggtggaaggtattaagcataaaacgtatcaggaaagacttaatgaactcaatctgtatagactggaggacagaagggaaaggggggacatgatcgaaacatttaaatatgttaaagggttaaattaaggtccaggagagaagtgtttttaataggaaagtgaacacaagaacaagggggcacaagttgggggaaagattagaacgtgagaaaatattattttactgaaagagtaatagatgcttggaacaaacttccagcagacgtggttggtaaatccacagtaagtgactttaaacatgcctgggataaacatatccatcctaagataaaatacaagaaatagtataagggcagactagatggaccatgaggtctttttctgccgtcaatcttatatgtttctatcactggtctagaaccatattggcgaacctatggcacacatgccacaggtggcacgcagaaccatctCTGCGGGCAGGCCAGCTGttgcccagctcagctccaccgccTGTGCGCCTCCCCTGGCAAGCTGATTTTCCGCTCGTTTCCAGACTTCTaggaggcctgttttttgccctctgaaGACTTTTCTCAAGCCTCCAGTATGCCAAAAACGGCCTCTCCCAGGCTGCAGTATCCCTCTGGAGGGGGCAGGATGGAGCATGCATATGTGCGAGGGGgtcacatgcatgcatggggggggcgCAGGAGGGGGCAAGGCATGTGAGGGCTGTCacacatgcattgcattatgggtctgGGACACCACGAGAAAAATGTTAGACAACACTGACTTAGAAAAAGGCAGTGGCAGTACTACAGTAAAAGTTCAGCTCACaggagattttttattttattttaatttttatacatagATATgcataaaatacactgctcaaaaaaataaagggaacactcaacacatcctagatatgaatgaatgaaatattctcattgaatactttgttctgtacaaagttgaatgtgctgacaacaaaatgaaattgattgtcaatcagtgatgcttcctaagtggacagtttgatttcacagatgtttgatttacttggagttatattctgttgtttaagtgttccctttatttttttgagcagtgtatttatacatacatacagtatatatacactaTATACACATATGTAGAAATTGATATAGTTTTAGCCTTTGTAAAGAATTAGGCAGTAAAGTACATCCTGAAACCATCAGTATAAGTAATCCTCAACTCATAActggttgcttagcaactgttCCAAGTGCcaatagagtctgcggagaggggcggcatacaaatctaataataataataatataattattattattattattattattaccacttgGGAATACTTACCACCCAGATTTGATTCTCTGCCTGTCATGTGACTACTCTTCAAGCTCTTAGCAACTGGGCACATTCGCAGCATCTTCTGGTCATGTGACAGCATTTTATGACAGTTTTGCAAACACTGGCATTTACTTTTAGGTTTTGGCAAAACTGCCCTCGTAGTAAGTGttgctttgcttaatgactgccgcAAAAAAGTTTTTAGGATCAAGTTGGTCATGCGACCAACCTGCTTTAGAACTTTCGTAAGTGAATGACTATTAAGACAGGCTCCATTCTATTTAAAGTTCAAAGCCTGCCCCTATGACATTTATAGGTGTATAATGAATTATGGCCCTTTACAAGACTGTCTTGAAAGAGTGAACACCCCCAAACAGATACACACAGACTTATGTACATGGGTACTAATAATGAAGAAAATTACCTACCCAATTCAAAAAGCAGTATGTATCAAACAAATGGGAAGGGCAAACCAAAATCTTTAAAATTAACTGTTACCCTGCTTATAATCAGTTTTTATTGACTCAAAATTACTGGACAATTCAGTATGTATTTCCATGCTAGCTACTCTGTACTAAGGTTGTAGGAATGTGTACCATTATTGTGTGTAAATGAGCCAGGTTGGGTAAATTTTTGGAAGAACTGATCAGCAAACTCTATCGTTTGGGCTGATTGCAGTGTTGCCACCATTGGAATATAGGAATCACTATGTATTTGTTTTGACTGCTGAGGAATCACATAGTATGTTGCTTCTCCTGATCACGTGACTGCATTTTACGACATCTTTTTTGtctagttttttatttatttttgagtatCAATTGTGTGTCAGTATGGACTAGAAACTTGATTAATGTCATCAAAGTTCTGCATTCGACATAAGCTTCAAAGGCCTACTTGTTGTATTCAGTACAGATGCCCATAATTCCCATAAATATCCTATCCTTAGATTAGCTATTCTAATCATGTCTCTTTATTTCAGGTAACTCTACCAATTGAGATGGTGATAGTTAATTCTCCCATTGTAGAGCAGGCCCAGTCAGAAGCAAAACATCtacaaaaagaaatcaaacaggTTGACCATGAAAATAGTATTTCTCAaggtaacatttattttattaaactatatgtaaaaagaaaaactATGTATTCAACAGTGTTATTGCATAATGCAGTGCTCAGTGATTGTCATAAAAGAATAGGGGAAGCCCTAACAATTAAGTTTTGagcaaaagaattaaaaaaaaattgactatATTGCTCAAAATTCTTCCTTGCCTCTTGGTTGGAAAAAAAAGCACATACTGTCTAGAACAATGGGGGGCGCTGGGATGACTTGGGGGGACGCTAGGAGGCAAGGGAGCGTCAGGGAGGCACTAAGAGGGGTGGGAagttacaacatattaaaaaaagagtGACTttcaactgtttttcacacttataaacaTGGCAATatccctggggtcacatgatcaaaatttggatgcttggttcatatttatgactgttgcagtatcccagggtaatgtgatcagcttttgcgactttctgacaagcaaagttaatgaaaaaaccagattcacttagcaagtaTGTCactaacaaatgcaatgatttcTGTTGTAAAGAAGagtcgtaaaatggggctaaactaatttaacaaatgtctcagcaatataaattttgggcttcattgtggtcataagttgaagacttcCTATATTAAGCAAGATGGAAAAGGaggaaattaccatatttttggtactataagatgcactcaaaaagtgggtggaaatgtctgtgcatttTATAGAGCAGTGGCGGGAGGGGAGTTAATATGGCTGGGGTTTGCCGCCACTGGCCACCATCAGGGAATACTGGAGCCTTTGCTGCCAAgtagctgattggtggttggatggGCCTCCTGGAATATCACCAATCAGTTGTTCTAGGCAATAGGGATAATCTGCAGTGGTGACTCCCGCCACCTAGAATTTTTGTAAATGAATATTTGCAATCTGTTTTTAAGTAAACAGTCCTCTGCAAATTTCTCAGGGTTGCTGTTAGCATGGAACTCTGAATAGTCAGTATCTTTAGcataaatgaaatataaatataagtctTCCAGAAAACTCATTTGTCAGCACTCAAAAGTACTTCCAGTTGACTGGAAAGAAGCATTCCATAAATGAGAGACAAATGTACAGTTTTTAAGGAATCGGAAAATGCAAAAATGACCTTGCTTATTCTCTaagcaagaaaaagagaaaactttTATATTGGGCCGCATTGTGGCCAATGTGGTACTGTGTGCAAAGATATATCATATTTTaaccatttaaaaaatgaatgataactacagtgatatctctacttaagaacgcctctacttaatatgacttttctagatatgaaccatgtgttcaatattttttgcctttacttaagaaacattttctacttaagaaccggagctcggaaaaatttcccaggaaatttgagagcggcacaaaggcccggccaatttcctgctattccccttttaatcccggccatctcaggcttttctgggctgccagaggagccttttggtggcatttaaggaggcttggcagcccagagcaaatgaagcattttcctttctctgggcaccgccttagagtccctcttttttttttttaagccttaaagtattggatttttttgattcccctcacctcaccgtcttccttcggcagcgactgtcctcctcctcttcttcctcctcctcctaccacccaaattccaagcttttatttttttcctaatgggtttgcacgcattatttgcttttacattgattcctatgggaaaaattgcttctacttaagaacttttctacttaagaacctggtcacggaatgaattaagttcttaagtagaggtaccactgtatctggattCCCATATGCTAGGCCACAACCCATGTTTCCAAACGACAATCTCTAAATATGTTAAGCCAAAACTAGATAATCATGTTATCAATGAATTCAATGCATGGACCACAGGGTTGAGTTTTTACATTATAATGAACCACTTCTTAACGATGAGAACATCTGTCTTGTGTTATCCTAAACTAAGTAAGTCATATTATATCTTAATATATGTTTGTGTTCTTAATATGTTTATGTTCTGCTTCTGTAATCGAGCTTTTCAGTTTAATCCTGATTGGTGGCAGTTCTTCAACACTTTTCCTGTGTACGTGTAGTCTTAACActacaattgaggccaaaatttatgttgccacGCGTGATAGTTAAAGTGAGTTATGTCCCATTGtacaactttcttgccacagttgttaagtgaatcagtgcatttgttaaattagtaatacccaagctgtatagtctggagagtagaagggaaagggggagacatgatcaaaacatttaaatatgttaaaaggttaaataaggttcaggagggaagtgtttttaataggaaagtgaacacaagaacaagagggcacaacctgatgttagttgggggtcagaagcaaagtgagaaaatattattttactgaaagtgtaggacaaacttccagcagatgtggttggtaaatccacagtaactaaatttaaacatgcctgggataaacatatatccatccttagataaaatacaggaaatggtataagggcagactagatggaccatgaggtctttttttgccgtcaatcttctatgtttctatactaatTTATTGTTAGGTGAATTTGGCTCCCCCAGTGATTTTACTTGgcagaaggtgatcacatgacccaggatactgcaactacCATAAATATGAGTAGGTTGCCAAGCATGGAGAAGTTGttttaagtcaagaactacctgtactatGTACCTTGGTAAACTGAACTAAGAAACTCTAACATTTTGGTCTTTCTTCAATCAGAAGGCAGTTTTGCCAGAATGGTGGCAAAGGATCTGCACCAAGGAGAGTTGGAGGCAGAGGAACGAGAATGGAGGCCTCCAGAATTTGAGGACATCTTTCCCCCCAAAAGCAGTGATCTTCCCAGACGATCACACGTAAGCAATTGCGATTCGGAAAGGCCACAGAAAGGCAGCCTTTCCACCAGAGTGATTAAAGACGAAGTGTTTGTGGGAATCCCGACCGACCTGGAAACGAAACGACATCTGTGTAAGGAATGCGGGAAAAGGTTTCGGAAGAAATGGGATCTCATCAGGcatgaaaggatccacacgggTGAGAAACCGTATCAATGTCCAGAATGTGGCAATAGCTTCAACCGGAACACAACCCTCACAAAACATCTCCTCATTCATTCAGGAGAGAAGCCTCACCAGTGCACCTACTGCGGAAAGAGGTTTACACGGCGTTCACATGTTGTGAATCACCAGAGACGCCACTCATGGTAGGTAGCCCTCTTCTTCACTTGGTTGGGTGGTTGGGAAACTCACAATTCACTAAATCCCCATGTAGGCCCCCTTGGACTCTTAGGGGTAAAAGAAAGAGCTAAaagagtccacggaaaggggccgcatacaaatctaataaataaataaataaataaaactaagggGCAAAAATAGATAtgcaagttgaaagaaaatgtgggCAAGGGGACCATTTGTACTTTATTAGAAACCCCTCAAAAAACCTCAGTTTTATACAAAACCAGAGAGGGaaaaaactcagagtccctatccttgactgagttttttaaaactgagctcctgGGGtagctagggggcggtgcctaattaatatgttaattatgttaatctaaactcagtccctaccgataagacttgagctaaacccatgctggactctccttccagaagcatcgGAGAACTCACAATTCACTAAATCCCCATGTAGGCCCTCTTGGGCTCTTAGGGGTAAAATAAAGAGCTAAAACTAAGGGGCAAAAATAGATATGCAATTTGAAAGGAAATGAGGCCAAGGGGACCATGACATAATATAGTGCTGGCGAAcctgttttgtttttggttttttaaaaccaaaaagaaaacacTATACAAGCAGCAGACAAAAGAAACAGtgaacaaaaaataagaaaaaaaaagacatttgaatGTACAAGTATAGTATAAATGTTATTATATCATAAGGAATATAACATATTACTCTCTTGATTTTTGCTGCAAGGTATTATATGTTtgcatggcaaacctttttttgtttgcatgccaaaagagtGCTTGTGCTAGCACACATGCACGTGACAACACCCATTCCCACCGCCCCATGAATGCGCATCACAACTCCCGCGCTGCCCCTGCACGTGTGCACAATcccaatctctctcccccccccccccccaatctctgtATATGCGCAcgggcctcattgaagcctgggatggtggaaaatgggaaaaccagattttcagaaaaacggacttctggtttgcctgttgtgctgttttttgcactctggagccttcagggaagcttcctgaagtcccagagtgtgaaaaacagcctgaaggctccagagggagaaacagccttccccaaggccaaaaatcagctagttagtgtgtgcatgcgtgctggAATTGACACAGGGCAATGCttcacgtgccctccaatatgactGCATaccacctatggcacgtgtgccataggttcgccatcacggacctaATCTTTACTGACATTTGCTTCTTAAGGGATCATAATAAATCAGTATTTCTCAGCCTTTGCAATTTTAACATGTGGACTTCCAATTCCTAGAAGTTTCCAGCTAGCATCTgcgtggggaattctgggagttgaagtccatttgtaataaagttgagaaatactgtaacaaatgttcagattgcaaaaGAAAGGAGATAAGCTGTATTAATTAGGATGGAGAAAAACATTTTCATTGGGGCTAGGAAGTTCCCATTGTTTGGAGATTGAAATAAACACCTGATGAAAAACAGATGTATGCAGTGACCTCTAGTGTCCCAAACCTACAATCTTTGCGTAACCTGGTTAATATTGTGCATGTTGAGGGATGCTGCCAGTAGAAATCAGTAACTGGAGGGCTACAGGATTCCTGCTTCTGTTTTAAGGAGATGGGGGCTGTTATCCGATTAAGGGGGCAAGTAAATTCCTATATAATCAGTCAGCCTTACTTGAGTGTCTTTTTGCATAGTTACCCAGAAGTCAACCTCATTGGACACAGAAACTGCGACTGATTAAATTTGAGTTGTTTTTATGTACAATGTATTAATTCACTGTTTCTCAACCGTAGGAGAGATTAAGAGGTCTggtcttcagctcccagaattccccaacaagCATGGGTTTTGATCATcatggctggctgaagaattctgggagttgaagtccatgttttAAGTTGCTATGATTGAAAAACTATTAGATACACCCCAGAAATTTAGCCAATTCAGTTTCAGGAGAGAGGAAGCGTTTTAACTATTTTAACTCAAAAGCACCTCAAATCAGTTGTTAGACAAAATTTCTAGCCAGAAAATCACTGGCCCCTTCTGAGCTAATAGCCTGCATTGTCAAGTTAATCTTGCAAGGAAAACAATATGTGATGAACATCAACTGGAAATACAAGACAACACATTACAAAATTTGCAGCTATGGTCCATCAGTCACAGTAAGTTGTCTCTCCCTAAAAAGGGATTATCTGCCTCCTGCCTGGTTATCTAATGAGGTCCTTGATTGAAAGGACTCTTACAAGTGCTTTCTATGTACAAGGATCATGAATGCTGAGCAGAACCAGAAAAAGAGGTTAGGGGATCCATATTTCCCCGAATGAGCATTGGATCTGATTAATGTGATTGCATGCAGTCAAATCTGTGTATAAATGGGTTAATAGCAGCCTGTGTTGAAAGTATTGTAAAGCAGAGCAagtggcttttcttttttcttttaaaacaacttCTGCATCCTCT
This genomic interval carries:
- the LOC139153530 gene encoding zinc finger and SCAN domain-containing protein 16-like isoform X2 yields the protein MAAQQHPNNMAALSKEIEDMRCPLQVQVKMEASCHENYSAKEGEGNSPATIPSATSEEFTRAVSKVKQELAEELPQTWECQWQRVLEVVPAPYITPVWDSLQLPPLTQGGSTEAYLATFERVADASQWPREEWVTRLVPVLNGQAQQAYFSLDAKDKADYGKVKVAILKLDDYFGLEAHRQRFRHFCYQAADGPRVACQQLQELCHCWLRPEGQSKEQILDLLILEQFLVILPQEMQDWIRERGPETCDRAVALAEEYLQEQQETEKWAQQVTLPIEMVIVNSPIVEQAQSEAKHLQKEIKQVDHENSISQEGSFARMVAKDLHQGELEAEEREWRPPEFEDIFPPKSSDLPRRSHVSNCDSERPQKGSLSTRVIKDEVFVGIPTDLETKRHLCKECGKRFRKKWDLIRHERIHTGEKPHQCTYCGKRFTRRSHVVNHQRRHSCQGRS
- the LOC139153530 gene encoding zinc finger protein 24-like isoform X1; translation: MAAQQHPNNMAALSKEIEDMRCPLQVQVKMEASCHENYSAKEGEGNSPATIPSATSEEFTRAVSKVKQELAEELPQTWECQWQRVLEVVPAPYITPVWDSLQLPPLTQGGSTEAYLATFERVADASQWPREEWVTRLVPVLNGQAQQAYFSLDAKDKADYGKVKVAILKLDDYFGLEAHRQRFRHFCYQAADGPRVACQQLQELCHCWLRPEGQSKEQILDLLILEQFLVILPQEMQDWIRERGPETCDRAVALAEEYLQEQQETEKWAQQVTLPIEMVIVNSPIVEQAQSEAKHLQKEIKQVDHENSISQEGSFARMVAKDLHQGELEAEEREWRPPEFEDIFPPKSSDLPRRSHVSNCDSERPQKGSLSTRVIKDEVFVGIPTDLETKRHLCKECGKRFRKKWDLIRHERIHTGEKPYQCPECGNSFNRNTTLTKHLLIHSGEKPHQCTYCGKRFTRRSHVVNHQRRHSCQGRS